A window of the Cannabis sativa cultivar Pink pepper isolate KNU-18-1 chromosome X, ASM2916894v1, whole genome shotgun sequence genome harbors these coding sequences:
- the LOC115712928 gene encoding pectinesterase: MALGKVVVSALSIVLVVGVALAVVAIVNVQNQKKEEVGDGNSISSQTKTLELICSATNYKNSCVDSLKPVATNSSAEFKDYLKAAMLATMDQVSKSLNLTSSLLVEANSTNNPKLKMSLEDCNDLLSFAVDQLQASFSMVGESATHTLKERSAELKSWLSSVITYAETCIDGVPEPKVQNHMKDTLRNASALTDNALAIVSGLSDILDAFGLKIDAKPLNSRRLLSNNDGFPTWVSASDRKLLQASTEKIVPQAVVAKDGSGQFKTIAAALAAYPKSGLTGKYIIHVKAGVYDEYITVDKSMPNVFMYGDGPKATVVTGSKSFAKGSTTLRSASFAVEASGFICKDMGFENTAGPEGHQAVALRVMGEMALFHNCQMDGYQDTLYVLSGRQFYSQCVISGTVDFIFGDSPCVIQNSQLILRRPLDGQANAVTAQGRKEQHQPSGIVLHNCSIVPEEKLIPDKLTIKSYLGRPWREFSRTVVIESTISDAIAPAGWSAWEGTFGLDTLYYAEYGNTGPGAKTDQRVKWKGFHVITKNEAAQFTPGPFLDADKWIKSTGVPFQAALIH, encoded by the exons atgGCACTGGGGAAAGTAGTTGTGTCAGCACTATCTATTGTATTGGTAGTGGGAGTTGCCCTAGCTGTAGTCGCCATAGTAAACGTTCAAAATCAAAAAAAGGAGGAAGTTGGTGATGGCAATAGCATCTCCTCGCAAACAAAGACATTGGAATTGATTTGCTCTGCTACCAACTACAAGAACTCTTGCGTGGATAGCCTTAAGCCTGTCGCCACTAATTCCAGCGCTGAGTTCAAGGATTATCTCAAGGCTGCCATGTTAGCCACCATGGACCAAGTTAGCAAGTCCTTGAACTTGACTAGTTCTTTGTTGGTCGAGGCCAACAGCACCAACAATCCAAAATTGAAGATGTCCCTTGAGGACTGTAACGATTTGTTGAGCTTCGCTGTTGATCAACTTCAAGCCTCATTCTCCATGGTTGGTGAAAGTGCAACACATACCCTCAAAGAACGCTCAGCCGAGCTTAAGAGTTGGTTGAGCTCTGTCATCACCTATGCTGAGACATGCATCGATGGAGTACCAGAGCCCAAAGTTCAAAATCACATGAAAGACACTTTACGAAATGCATCTGCTCTCACCGACAACGCCTTAGCCATTGTTTCTGGGCTGTCTGATATTCTTGATGCCTTTGGCTTGAAAATCGATGCGAAACCCCTTAACAGTCGTCGTCTTTTGTCCAATAATGATGGTTTTCCAACCTGGGTTTCTGCTTCAGATAGGAAGCTTTTACAAGCAAGCACCGAGAAAATCGTACCTCAAGCTGTTGTGGCAAAGGATGGTAGCGGTCAATTTAAGACAATAGCTGCTGCTTTGGCTGCCTACCCTAAATCTGGTCTCACAGGAAAATATATCATTCACGTCAAGGCTGGAGTGTATGACGAGTACATCACAGTGGATAAGAGCATGCCTAACGTGTTCATGTATGGAGATGGTCCAAAAGCCACCGTTGTCACTGGGAGCAAAAGTTTTGCCAAAGGGTCAACTACCTTACGATCAGCCTCCTTTG CTGTGGAAGCATCAGGATTCATTTGTAAGGACATGGGATTTGAGAACACGGCAGGACCAGAGGGACACCAAGCAGTGGCACTTAGAGTAATGGGAGAGATGGCATTGTTCCATAACTGCCAAATGGATGGCTACCAAGACACATTGTATGTGCTCTCTGGTCGCCAATTCTACAGCCAATGTGTCATTTCAGGAACAGTTGATTTCATTTTTGGAGATAGCCCTTGTGTTATCCAAAACTCGCAACTCATATTGAGACGACCCTTGGATGGTCAAGCTAATGCTGTCACAGCTCAAGGGAGGAAAGAGCAACATCAACCTTCTGGCATCGTGCTCCACAACTGTAGTATTGTTCCAGAGGAGAAGTTGATTCCTGATAAGTTAACCATAAAATCCTACTTGGGCAGGCCATGGAGAGAGTTTTCGAGGACTGTGGTTATTGAGAGCACCATTAGTGACGCTATTGCTCCTGCTGGATGGTCAGCTTGGGAAGGGACATTTGGGCTAGACACATTATACTACGCTGAATACGGGAATACTGGACCAGGTGCCAAGACAGACCAAAGAGTTAAATGGAAGGGCTTCCATGTGATAACTAAGAATGAAGCTGCGCAATTCACACCTGGCCCATTTTTAGATGCAGATAAGTGGATCAAGAGCACTGGAGTCCCTTTCCAGGCTGCCTTGATTCACTAA
- the LOC133032806 gene encoding peptide chain release factor 1, mitochondrial-like, translating into MRRNHQLLLQLKCLRFRNGSFSTTVKRTPAVSMATLNYSSSTESQAEAHISPNLIRIMEQRFSAIEYRTAFLQKAVNQPEASPAEFARANKELRKLRPCMDLISHLRSKQKEICSLRSLISESSDDKEMLTMANDELNQALEEEKTLHNLLLKLLLPKDDADERDCILEVRAGTGGDEASLFAMDIFRMYERFSQKKGWKFEVVDVTESDLKGYKEASAAISGADVYGKLKFESGIHRVQRVPVTEKSGRVHTSAVSVAILPQADEVDVQLKNEDLKIDTYRSGGAGGQHANTTNSAVRITHIPSGLTVNIQDERSQHMNKAKALKVLCAKLYEIERSRVHSNRSKLRSEQIGTGDRSERIRTYNFPQGRVTDHRVSITCHAIDDVMQGDDLDIFIDALLLQQEMDAIAHFSSSQ; encoded by the exons ATGAGAAGGAATCATCAACTTCTGCTTCAGCTCAAATGCCTGCGCTTCCGCAACGGGAGCTTCTCTACCACTGTCAAGAGAACACCGGCAGTATCAATggctacacttaattattcatcATCAACCG AATCCCAAGCTGAGGCTCACATATCGCCCAATCTAATTAGGATCATGGAACAGAGGTTTTCGGCCATTGAATACCGAACTGCTTTTCTTCAAAAGGCTGTGAACCAG CCAGAAGCTTCCCCAGCTGAGTTTGCTAGAGCTAATAAGGAGCTTCGCAAGCTCAGACCTTGTATGGACCTCATTTCTCACTTAAGGTCCAAGCAGAAGGAGATTTGTAGTTTGAGGTCACTCATTTCTGAATCTTCTGATGATAAAGAAATGCTTACTATGGCCAATGATGAACTGAATCAGGCcttggaagaagagaaaacactTCACAATTTATTGTTGAAGTTACTCCTTCCTAAAGATGATGCTGATGAGAGGGACTGCATTTTGGAGGTCAGAGCAG GCACTGGTGGGGACGAGGCCTCTTTGTTTGCCATGGACATTTTCAGAAT GTACGAGAGATTCTCGCAGAAGAAAGGTTGGAAGTTTGAAGTGGTAGATGTTACAGAATCAGATCTTAAAGGTTATAAG GAAGCTAGTGCGGCTATCTCAGGGGCTGATGTCTATGGGAAACTTAAATTTGAGAGTGGAATTCACAGGGTACAG CGAGTTCCTGTAACCGAGAAGTCTGGACGTGTTCACACAAGTGCTGTTTCTGTTGCTATACTACCTCAGGCTGATGAA GTAGATGTGCAGCTGAagaatgaagatttgaaaattgatacATACAGGTCTGGTGGTGCAGGTGGACAGCACGCTAATACCACTAACAGTGCTGTTAGGATAACTCATATTCCATCCGGGTTGACAGTGAACATACAAGATGAACGGTCCCAACACATG AACAAGGCCAAGGCTCTCAAGGTTCTATGTGCGAAGCTATATGAAATAGAGAGGTCTAGAGTTCATAGCAATAGGTCAAAACTTCGGTCAGAACAG ATTGGTACTGGGGACAGATCCGAACGAATCCGAACATACAACTTTCCTCAAGGGCGAGTCACTGATCACCGTGTCAGCATAACTTGTCATGCAATAGATGATGTAATGCAGGGGGATGATCTGGATATCTTTATTGATGCTCTACTATTGCAGCAGGAAATGGATGCAATTGCCCATTTCAGCTCTTCCCAGTGA